From one Synechocystis sp. PCC 6803 substr. PCC-P genomic stretch:
- the argJ gene encoding bifunctional ornithine acetyltransferase/N-acetylglutamate synthase produces the protein MWQAFPMADWQVIEGNITAPKGFKAAGITAGLKPSGSPDLSLIYSETEAIAAGVFTTSQVRAACVDYCRQRLQAKASARAILVNSGQANAGTGKQGWDDAVESAQLLAQGLNISPESILLASTGVIGQRIKMEQLRQGITPLIQSLAPNGGDKAARAIMTTDLVPKTIALETEIDGRPVRMGGIAKGSGMIHPNMATMLAFVTCDAAVSTALWQQMLSRATQKTFNQVTVDGDTSTNDSLFALANGESRTAAITEMGPNAEKLEAMLTAVCQHLAKAIARDGEGATCLMEIQVTGAPDDQSARAVARTIAGSSLVKSAVFGRDPNWGRIAGAAGRAGVKFDQNNLLIKLGNYVLMDQGQPLEFDRPGASNYLKQAASGAYLEQDTVLIQVDLGTGSGQGTAWGCDLSYDYVRINADYTT, from the coding sequence ATGTGGCAGGCTTTTCCTATGGCTGACTGGCAGGTAATTGAGGGCAACATCACCGCCCCCAAAGGTTTTAAGGCGGCAGGCATCACGGCGGGACTAAAACCGTCCGGTTCCCCCGATTTAAGCCTGATTTACTCCGAAACTGAGGCGATCGCCGCGGGAGTTTTTACCACCAGTCAGGTGCGGGCAGCCTGTGTGGACTATTGTCGCCAAAGGTTACAGGCTAAGGCCAGCGCTAGGGCTATTTTGGTGAACTCTGGCCAAGCCAATGCCGGCACGGGCAAACAGGGCTGGGACGATGCGGTGGAGTCGGCCCAACTGCTGGCCCAGGGGCTAAACATTTCCCCCGAAAGTATTCTGCTCGCTTCCACTGGTGTCATTGGCCAACGCATCAAAATGGAGCAGTTACGCCAGGGCATTACCCCATTAATTCAATCCCTTGCCCCCAATGGCGGCGATAAGGCGGCGAGGGCCATTATGACCACGGATTTGGTGCCTAAAACCATCGCCCTGGAAACAGAAATTGATGGTCGCCCGGTGAGGATGGGGGGCATTGCCAAGGGCTCTGGCATGATTCACCCCAACATGGCCACCATGCTAGCTTTTGTCACCTGTGATGCGGCGGTTTCCACCGCCCTCTGGCAGCAGATGCTCAGTCGGGCCACCCAAAAAACCTTTAACCAGGTGACTGTGGACGGGGACACCAGCACCAATGATAGTCTCTTTGCCCTAGCCAATGGGGAATCCCGCACCGCCGCCATTACGGAAATGGGCCCCAACGCCGAGAAGCTGGAAGCCATGCTCACTGCTGTGTGCCAACATTTGGCCAAGGCGATCGCCAGGGATGGGGAAGGGGCTACCTGTTTGATGGAAATTCAAGTCACTGGGGCCCCGGATGATCAATCTGCCAGGGCCGTGGCCAGAACCATTGCCGGTTCTTCCCTAGTTAAATCCGCCGTATTTGGTCGGGATCCCAACTGGGGACGCATTGCCGGGGCAGCGGGGCGAGCTGGAGTTAAATTTGACCAAAATAATCTACTGATTAAATTGGGCAACTACGTACTTATGGACCAGGGCCAACCCCTAGAATTTGATCGCCCTGGAGCGAGCAACTACCTCAAGCAGGCCGCTTCTGGCGCTTATCTAGAACAGGACACAGTACTAATTCAGGTGGATCTAGGTACTGGTTCGGGGCAAGGAACCGCTTGGGGCTGTGATTTGAGCTATGACTATGTCCGGATCAATGCGGATTACACGACCTGA
- a CDS encoding AGE family epimerase/isomerase, with amino-acid sequence MIAHRRQELAQQYYQALHQDVLPFWEKYSLDRQGGGYFTCLDRKGQVFDTDKFIWLQNRQVWQFAVFYNRLEPKPQWLEIARHGADFLARHGRDQDGNWYFALDQEGKPLRQPYNVFSDCFAAMAFSQYALASGAQEAKAIALQAYNNVLRRQHNPKGQYEKSYPGTRPLKSLAVPMILANLTLEMEWLLPPTTVEEVLAQTVREVMTDFLDPEIGLMREAVTPTGEFVDSFEGRLLNPGHGIEAMWFMMDIAQRSGDRQLQEQAIAVVLNTLEYAWDEEFGGIFYFLDRQGHPPQQLEWDQKLWWVHLETLVALAKGHQATGQEKCWQWFERVHDYAWSHFADPEYGEWFGYLNRRGEVLLNLKGGKWKGCFHVPRALWLCAETLQLPVS; translated from the coding sequence ATGATTGCCCATCGCCGTCAGGAGTTAGCCCAGCAATATTACCAGGCTTTACACCAGGACGTATTGCCCTTTTGGGAAAAATATTCCCTCGATCGCCAGGGGGGCGGTTACTTTACCTGCTTAGACCGTAAAGGCCAGGTTTTTGACACAGATAAATTCATTTGGTTACAAAACCGTCAGGTATGGCAGTTTGCCGTTTTCTACAACCGTTTGGAACCAAAACCCCAATGGTTAGAAATTGCCCGCCATGGTGCTGATTTTTTAGCTCGCCACGGCCGAGATCAAGACGGTAATTGGTATTTTGCTTTGGATCAGGAAGGCAAACCCCTGCGTCAACCCTATAACGTTTTTTCCGATTGCTTCGCCGCCATGGCCTTTAGTCAATATGCCTTAGCCAGTGGGGCGCAGGAAGCTAAAGCCATTGCCCTGCAGGCCTACAATAACGTCCTACGCCGTCAGCACAATCCCAAAGGTCAATACGAGAAGTCCTATCCAGGTACTAGACCCCTCAAATCCCTGGCGGTGCCGATGATTTTAGCCAACCTCACCCTGGAGATGGAATGGTTATTACCGCCTACTACCGTGGAAGAGGTGTTGGCCCAAACCGTCAGAGAAGTGATGACGGATTTCCTCGACCCAGAAATAGGATTAATGCGGGAAGCGGTGACCCCCACAGGAGAATTTGTTGATAGTTTTGAAGGGCGGTTGCTCAACCCAGGACACGGCATTGAAGCCATGTGGTTCATGATGGACATTGCCCAACGCTCCGGCGATCGCCAGTTACAGGAGCAAGCCATTGCAGTGGTGTTGAACACCCTGGAATATGCCTGGGATGAAGAATTTGGTGGCATATTTTATTTCCTTGATCGCCAGGGCCACCCTCCCCAACAACTGGAATGGGACCAAAAGCTCTGGTGGGTACATTTGGAAACCCTGGTTGCCCTAGCCAAGGGCCACCAAGCCACTGGCCAAGAAAAATGTTGGCAATGGTTTGAGCGGGTCCATGATTACGCCTGGAGTCATTTCGCCGATCCTGAGTATGGGGAATGGTTTGGCTACCTGAATCGCCGGGGAGAGGTGTTACTCAACCTAAAAGGGGGGAAATGGAAAGGGTGCTTCCACGTGCCCCGAGCTCTGTGGCTCTGTGCGGAAACTCTCCAACTTCCGGTTAGTTAA
- the der gene encoding ribosome biogenesis GTPase Der, whose protein sequence is MSLPIVAIIGRPNVGKSTFVNRLAGNQQAIVHDQPGITRDRTYRPAFWRDRDFQVVDTGGLVFNDDSEFLPEIREQANLALAEAKAAIFVVDGQQGPTASDEEIAQWLRQQSVPVILAVNKCESPDQGAIQAAEFWHLGLGEPYPMSAIHGSGTGDLLDALLEYLPAPQEEPEEDEIKVAIVGRPNVGKSSLLNALTGEQRAIVSPISGTTRDAIDMVVERNGQKYRLIDTAGIRRKKNVDYGAEFFGINRAFKAIRRADVVLFVLDVLDGVTEQDLKLAGRIIEDGRAVVLVINKWDAVEKDSYTIYEHREQLMARLYFMDWAEMIFVSAQTGLRVQKILDCVDIAAQEHRRRVTTAVINEVLEEAVSWHSPPTTRQGKQGKIYYGTQVSTQPPAIALFVNDPNRFNDNYRRYIEKQFRKQLGFFGSPIRLFWRGKKVREMEGSRNRATKV, encoded by the coding sequence ATGTCCCTTCCCATCGTCGCCATTATCGGCCGCCCCAATGTGGGTAAATCCACCTTCGTTAATCGTTTAGCCGGCAACCAACAAGCCATTGTCCATGATCAACCCGGCATCACGAGGGACCGTACCTATCGTCCAGCTTTTTGGCGAGACCGAGACTTCCAAGTGGTGGATACGGGGGGGTTAGTGTTCAACGATGACAGCGAATTTTTACCCGAAATTCGAGAACAGGCTAACCTAGCTCTAGCGGAAGCGAAGGCAGCTATTTTTGTGGTAGACGGCCAACAGGGGCCCACTGCCAGCGATGAAGAGATTGCCCAATGGCTCCGGCAACAATCCGTTCCGGTCATTTTGGCGGTGAATAAGTGTGAATCCCCCGACCAAGGTGCTATCCAGGCGGCGGAATTTTGGCATTTGGGGCTGGGGGAACCCTATCCCATGTCGGCCATCCACGGCAGTGGTACGGGCGATTTACTTGATGCCCTGTTGGAATATTTGCCCGCCCCCCAAGAGGAGCCGGAAGAAGATGAGATCAAAGTGGCGATCGTTGGTCGTCCCAATGTGGGTAAATCCAGCTTGCTCAACGCATTAACCGGGGAACAACGGGCTATTGTCAGCCCCATTTCCGGCACTACTAGGGATGCCATCGATATGGTGGTGGAGCGCAACGGGCAGAAATATCGCTTAATTGATACGGCAGGCATTCGGCGGAAAAAGAATGTGGACTATGGCGCCGAATTTTTTGGCATTAACCGGGCTTTTAAGGCCATTCGCCGGGCCGATGTGGTGTTATTTGTACTAGATGTTTTGGATGGGGTAACGGAGCAGGATTTGAAATTGGCGGGGCGCATCATTGAAGATGGCCGAGCAGTGGTGCTGGTGATAAATAAATGGGATGCGGTGGAAAAAGATTCCTACACCATCTACGAGCACAGGGAACAGTTAATGGCTAGGCTTTATTTTATGGATTGGGCCGAAATGATTTTTGTCAGTGCCCAAACCGGCCTAAGGGTGCAAAAAATCCTTGATTGTGTGGATATTGCCGCCCAGGAACATCGCCGTCGGGTCACCACCGCTGTAATCAATGAAGTGTTGGAAGAAGCCGTTAGTTGGCATTCTCCCCCCACCACTCGCCAAGGTAAACAGGGCAAAATTTATTACGGAACCCAGGTTTCGACCCAACCACCGGCGATCGCCTTATTTGTTAATGATCCCAACCGGTTTAACGATAATTACCGCCGTTACATTGAAAAGCAATTCCGTAAACAACTGGGCTTTTTTGGCTCCCCCATTCGATTATTCTGGCGGGGTAAAAAAGTGAGGGAAATGGAGGGTAGTCGCAACCGGGCTACCAAAGTCTAA
- a CDS encoding M48 family metallopeptidase — MGFRRYQSLFAWILTVVLTATVTVAIASPVRAQSWMNLLLQGLQVIQLSNLSDQQEVRLGQQINQQLYQQGEFRPHGDRQLQSYINEIGQRLARASSRPNIPYTFQVVDDRRINAFATMGGFVYVNTGLIAAAENEAELAGVIAHEIAHIAERHAVTRMRDVGLSQGLISAAGMRENNIVQMAMQLGFNLPMSREDELSADAMGLRNLVRAGYAPVGMVSFMEKLQRQSGAAPEFLSSHPLTQNRITSLQRSIPSQYLYQGDGLDPQAYSRRIGRQSSAPTLR; from the coding sequence ATGGGTTTTCGTCGCTATCAAAGTTTGTTTGCTTGGATTTTAACCGTTGTTCTCACCGCCACTGTCACCGTTGCCATTGCTTCCCCGGTACGGGCCCAGTCCTGGATGAATTTATTGCTCCAAGGATTACAGGTGATTCAACTTTCCAATCTTTCTGACCAGCAGGAAGTACGGCTAGGGCAACAGATTAATCAGCAACTTTACCAACAAGGAGAATTTCGTCCCCACGGCGATCGCCAATTGCAAAGTTATATTAACGAAATTGGTCAACGGTTAGCCCGGGCCAGTAGTCGCCCCAATATCCCCTACACATTCCAGGTGGTAGATGACCGCAGAATTAACGCCTTTGCCACCATGGGGGGCTTTGTTTATGTGAATACCGGCTTGATTGCCGCCGCCGAAAATGAAGCGGAATTAGCCGGTGTCATTGCCCACGAAATTGCCCACATTGCCGAACGCCATGCCGTGACAAGAATGAGGGATGTGGGTCTTTCCCAAGGATTAATTTCCGCCGCCGGTATGCGGGAAAATAATATTGTCCAGATGGCTATGCAACTGGGTTTCAATCTGCCCATGAGTAGGGAAGATGAATTAAGCGCCGATGCCATGGGGCTAAGGAACCTCGTGCGGGCTGGTTATGCCCCCGTAGGCATGGTTAGTTTCATGGAAAAATTACAACGGCAGAGTGGTGCCGCTCCAGAGTTTCTTAGCAGTCATCCCCTCACCCAAAATCGCATCACTTCCCTCCAGAGGAGTATCCCGTCCCAATACCTCTACCAAGGAGACGGATTGGATCCCCAGGCTTATAGCCGACGCATTGGCCGCCAATCCTCTGCCCCCACCCTGCGTTAG
- a CDS encoding DUF5777 family beta-barrel protein — translation MTFKKPAQMLGLLGAWLVLGAWSSNTDHHGISSPSALADPPFPNQKISPVFTQNNDYSSTISFSPATLVSQRPSRSGGRSILMVEAEEDNFAVLQAVTLTVDNVILHINGQQTAAELTLDSRTNRLALVVEGVKLADSIPINQDNAGPDGTLMKRRLRIKQLDRGVVEVSLNAQEQSWTVRSHNQGLLLAPTAIANTAETLEIKDEVSQGELSPEETLILSQTTAIDGARVEETSVETTTTESAQNGITEESSDLNQTNGLDIITGPIEPTISSEESTVNVLETQRENDSNQEKLAVVQTDQIEVTEVEVTETETLDTVEFVQEEVVEESPPEESEITTPLLRQPLRILNLPTANQLLQGQVLGAFGQTQTFGGPGMGNQTYFIYADWGLTNDLQIGWSFMYNDDPTYNAVNGAFIEQLYQSTGPNLKYNIYSDENWGISVLGSIEQFQIYSGPGLFNNANSPTLSRTVAGTVQLPISYNLSEQFQVTFTPAVNIFSDSLNSIPFYGTVFSVGLGANWRVSEQLSLFGNTVVPLSGGNSINTSREISKTPIWSVGANYAFSKAVGFELSLTNSFGGTPATGILTLPTAANEILLGAQFKIAPLAKEIYHVDYNDRQKRLLFDWFTLTTPYVFPTDDFGVRFTADTGGSIGGGIFYSVLQNFQMELLLSYIGGFDTKSVIDSSQGTATQWRLGGKLAFLNQADGDPLSISGRLTGGRDISEEEQGYFMLEFPFMYEVNNQLALLFSPKAAITGGKTPVGLGLGANYQISPVIQLIAEITPIVTGERLVWSAGLRLFPLENLAIDLMGTNATSQLDLGELIAEPGTRFSAGIQWRFGQGSSK, via the coding sequence ATGACTTTCAAAAAGCCGGCCCAGATGCTTGGTCTTCTAGGAGCATGGTTAGTGCTTGGGGCCTGGAGCAGTAACACGGATCACCATGGTATCAGTTCTCCGTCGGCTTTGGCTGATCCCCCATTTCCCAATCAAAAAATTTCCCCTGTCTTCACTCAAAACAATGATTACAGTTCTACTATTTCCTTTTCCCCTGCAACCCTAGTTAGCCAACGCCCCAGTCGATCCGGTGGTCGTTCCATTTTAATGGTCGAAGCAGAGGAGGATAATTTTGCCGTTCTCCAAGCCGTTACCCTCACCGTTGATAACGTAATTTTGCACATTAACGGGCAACAAACCGCCGCTGAGTTGACCCTAGATTCCCGCACCAATCGTTTAGCTCTGGTGGTAGAAGGGGTGAAATTAGCCGATTCCATCCCCATTAATCAAGATAATGCTGGCCCCGATGGCACTCTGATGAAACGTCGCCTCAGAATTAAACAATTAGACCGGGGTGTGGTGGAAGTTAGTCTTAATGCCCAGGAACAAAGTTGGACTGTCCGCTCCCATAACCAAGGTTTACTCCTAGCTCCCACGGCGATCGCCAACACAGCGGAAACCTTAGAAATTAAGGATGAGGTCAGTCAGGGGGAATTATCTCCTGAAGAAACTTTGATACTTTCCCAAACAACGGCGATCGACGGAGCAAGGGTAGAAGAAACAAGTGTGGAGACAACCACTACTGAATCTGCCCAGAATGGGATTACAGAAGAATCTTCTGACCTTAACCAAACCAATGGCCTCGACATTATTACTGGCCCCATTGAGCCAACAATTTCTTCCGAAGAAAGTACTGTAAACGTTCTAGAAACCCAGAGAGAAAATGATAGTAATCAAGAAAAATTGGCAGTAGTTCAAACTGATCAAATAGAAGTAACAGAAGTCGAAGTCACAGAAACCGAAACTCTGGATACTGTTGAATTTGTCCAAGAGGAAGTGGTAGAAGAATCTCCCCCAGAAGAATCTGAAATTACCACACCTTTATTGCGTCAACCCTTAAGAATATTAAACCTGCCCACCGCTAACCAGCTTTTGCAAGGACAGGTATTGGGCGCGTTTGGCCAAACCCAAACCTTTGGTGGGCCAGGCATGGGCAATCAAACCTATTTTATCTACGCTGATTGGGGACTCACTAACGACCTCCAAATAGGCTGGTCTTTCATGTACAACGACGACCCCACCTACAATGCCGTTAATGGAGCTTTTATCGAGCAGTTATATCAATCAACTGGTCCTAACTTAAAATACAACATTTACAGCGATGAAAATTGGGGTATCAGCGTTTTAGGCTCCATTGAACAATTCCAAATTTACAGTGGTCCTGGACTATTTAATAATGCTAATTCCCCCACCTTGAGTAGAACTGTTGCGGGAACTGTACAACTCCCCATTTCCTATAACTTGAGCGAACAGTTTCAGGTTACTTTTACGCCGGCAGTTAATATTTTTTCTGATAGTCTCAATAGCATTCCCTTTTACGGCACGGTCTTTAGCGTCGGATTGGGAGCAAATTGGCGCGTTTCCGAGCAACTTTCCCTTTTTGGCAATACCGTAGTTCCCTTATCCGGCGGTAATTCTATCAACACATCTAGGGAAATATCCAAAACCCCCATTTGGTCTGTCGGCGCTAATTACGCCTTTAGTAAAGCCGTCGGTTTTGAGTTGAGCTTAACTAACTCCTTTGGGGGCACCCCGGCCACTGGCATCTTAACTTTGCCCACCGCCGCCAATGAAATTCTATTGGGAGCCCAGTTTAAGATAGCTCCCCTTGCCAAAGAAATTTATCATGTTGACTATAACGACCGGCAAAAAAGATTATTGTTTGACTGGTTTACGCTAACTACTCCCTATGTTTTTCCCACCGATGATTTCGGCGTAAGGTTTACAGCGGATACCGGGGGCAGTATCGGCGGCGGGATCTTTTATAGCGTCTTGCAAAATTTCCAAATGGAGTTACTGCTCTCCTACATTGGCGGTTTTGATACCAAGTCGGTCATAGACTCATCCCAGGGAACCGCTACCCAATGGCGCCTAGGGGGCAAGCTTGCATTTTTAAACCAAGCCGATGGCGATCCCCTGTCAATTAGTGGCCGTTTAACTGGTGGTCGCGATATTAGTGAAGAAGAACAGGGATATTTTATGCTTGAATTTCCTTTTATGTATGAAGTCAATAATCAATTAGCTTTGCTCTTTTCTCCCAAGGCTGCAATAACCGGTGGCAAAACTCCTGTGGGATTGGGATTGGGGGCAAATTATCAAATTTCCCCTGTCATACAATTGATTGCTGAAATTACCCCCATCGTCACCGGGGAAAGACTAGTATGGTCTGCTGGTTTAAGACTATTCCCCCTGGAAAACTTGGCGATCGATTTAATGGGCACCAATGCCACCAGTCAGCTTGATTTAGGAGAATTGATAGCGGAGCCTGGCACCCGTTTCTCTGCCGGTATCCAGTGGCGCTTTGGCCAGGGCTCTAGTAAATAG
- a CDS encoding tetratricopeptide repeat protein: MICFPRPIFPFLTAIATVGFCTFGPGLGGVLPSQAALTPPFIAQEQNSAAAIEQKLLEGFDELESGSPLKAIAIFTQVIDTDDQNADAYNLRGVAYMVIEQYTDALADFDQAIALNPKDPAIYFNRANVHGVLNNYQGAIDDCSQGILLDPQDVDLLICRGQAQLGLEQPRQAIPDFDRAIELDPRSEEAHYFRGLAYAMVNNYERALADLNRTIRLNPYNADAFILRAGIRSEQGEVEESLEDMIQAINLLDRQGESERATEIRQLLGY; this comes from the coding sequence ATGATTTGTTTCCCCCGTCCCATTTTTCCTTTCTTAACGGCGATCGCCACCGTTGGTTTCTGCACTTTCGGCCCTGGCCTAGGGGGAGTTTTACCCAGTCAGGCGGCCCTTACCCCTCCTTTCATTGCCCAGGAACAAAATTCTGCCGCCGCCATAGAACAAAAGTTGCTAGAGGGGTTCGATGAACTGGAAAGTGGTTCTCCCCTCAAGGCGATCGCCATTTTTACCCAGGTAATCGACACCGATGACCAGAATGCCGATGCCTATAATTTGCGGGGGGTAGCCTATATGGTGATCGAACAGTACACCGATGCCCTGGCGGACTTTGACCAGGCCATTGCCCTAAACCCTAAGGACCCAGCCATCTATTTCAATCGGGCTAACGTCCACGGAGTACTCAATAATTACCAAGGGGCGATCGATGACTGTAGCCAGGGAATCTTGCTTGATCCCCAGGATGTAGATCTTTTAATCTGTCGTGGTCAAGCCCAATTGGGGTTAGAACAACCACGCCAGGCCATTCCCGATTTTGACCGAGCCATAGAGCTTGATCCCCGTTCTGAGGAAGCCCATTATTTTCGCGGGCTAGCCTATGCCATGGTGAACAATTACGAACGGGCCTTGGCTGATTTAAATCGCACCATTCGCCTCAATCCTTACAATGCTGATGCGTTTATTCTCCGGGCCGGTATCCGGTCGGAACAGGGGGAAGTGGAGGAATCCTTGGAAGACATGATCCAGGCAATTAATTTGCTTGATCGCCAGGGAGAATCAGAAAGGGCGACAGAAATTCGTCAATTGTTGGGTTATTAA
- a CDS encoding secondary thiamine-phosphate synthase enzyme YjbQ codes for MISSAATFRQHQEILVIATQGKSLHNFNSKIQAVVQHSGVKTGLCTVFVRHTSASLIIQENADPDVLTDLAIFFAQLVPEDGRRYRHSTEGLDDMPAHIRSALTKTSEHIPIVNGRLGLGTWQGVFLWEHRQRPHQREVIVHVSGEV; via the coding sequence ATGATCTCCTCTGCCGCTACTTTTCGTCAACATCAAGAGATTTTAGTCATTGCCACCCAGGGCAAAAGTCTCCATAATTTCAACAGCAAAATTCAGGCAGTGGTGCAACATTCCGGCGTTAAAACAGGACTTTGCACCGTATTTGTACGCCATACTTCCGCCTCGTTAATTATCCAAGAAAATGCTGACCCCGATGTGTTGACGGATCTGGCCATTTTCTTTGCCCAATTGGTGCCAGAGGATGGTCGTCGTTACCGCCATAGCACAGAGGGTTTGGACGATATGCCTGCCCATATCCGGTCTGCCTTAACCAAGACCAGTGAGCACATTCCCATTGTCAATGGTCGTTTAGGCTTGGGAACCTGGCAAGGAGTTTTTCTCTGGGAGCATCGGCAACGGCCCCATCAACGGGAAGTAATTGTCCACGTCAGCGGTGAAGTTTAA
- a CDS encoding GAF domain-containing protein: MGQPSDLTESTLRFSSLDPLHPPVISQLTAIAKRIRRNSLHLPTIWQEAVDSIGSTLGVSRCLLLTKDFQSRHLQIEAEFCQPTVTAFAALIVPEESEIWRQLFEQHQPITLYNVQFQGEDLGGLWIFPTLYQDQANGYLCLQQVGPAPGPWHPETEALLQELAEQTGTAIAHATLYQELTQATKAAEEASRLKSEFLASTTHELRTPLNGIIGFLRLILDDMADSEAEKHEFVEEAYQSALLLLNLINDILDLAKIEAGRVGIELEVVDFSEVLQATENFALPQAQNKGLSFNLTAPNQGPLLVYGNQRWLLQVMLNIVGNAIKFTHEGGITVAVEVMPRTVLWEGVQKPGLLKVSVGDTGIGVSLEQQSKLFKKFVQIDGSHSKAYGGTGLGLVISQKLVETMGGKVAFFSMGEGLGSTVTFTVLLEELP, encoded by the coding sequence ATGGGACAGCCGAGCGATTTGACGGAATCCACCCTCAGATTTTCTTCTTTGGATCCTCTGCATCCCCCGGTTATTTCCCAATTGACGGCGATCGCCAAAAGGATCCGACGCAATAGCCTCCATCTGCCCACCATTTGGCAAGAGGCAGTGGATAGTATTGGCTCTACCTTGGGGGTAAGCCGTTGCCTACTGTTGACAAAGGATTTCCAAAGTCGCCACCTGCAGATTGAAGCAGAATTCTGTCAGCCCACAGTGACCGCCTTCGCTGCTCTAATTGTGCCGGAGGAAAGTGAAATTTGGCGGCAGTTATTCGAGCAACACCAACCCATCACTCTCTACAATGTCCAGTTTCAAGGGGAGGATTTGGGGGGACTGTGGATTTTCCCCACCCTCTACCAGGACCAAGCCAACGGCTATCTGTGTTTGCAACAAGTTGGTCCGGCCCCTGGTCCCTGGCATCCAGAAACAGAAGCCCTACTTCAGGAATTGGCCGAGCAAACCGGCACGGCGATCGCCCATGCCACCCTCTACCAAGAACTAACCCAGGCCACCAAAGCGGCAGAAGAAGCATCCCGGCTCAAAAGTGAATTTCTGGCCAGCACCACCCACGAACTCCGCACCCCATTAAATGGCATTATTGGTTTTCTGCGGCTAATTTTAGACGACATGGCGGATTCAGAGGCGGAAAAACACGAATTCGTCGAAGAAGCCTACCAATCTGCCCTGTTATTGCTCAATTTAATTAATGATATTCTCGACCTGGCCAAAATTGAAGCGGGTCGAGTGGGCATTGAATTGGAAGTGGTGGACTTTAGTGAAGTGCTCCAGGCAACAGAAAATTTTGCCCTGCCCCAGGCCCAAAATAAGGGCCTCAGCTTTAATCTCACTGCCCCCAACCAAGGCCCTCTGCTGGTGTATGGCAATCAGCGTTGGTTACTGCAGGTGATGCTCAATATTGTCGGCAACGCCATCAAATTTACCCACGAAGGAGGTATTACAGTGGCCGTGGAAGTAATGCCCCGCACTGTGCTCTGGGAAGGTGTACAGAAACCAGGATTATTAAAAGTGAGCGTGGGAGATACGGGCATTGGAGTTTCCCTCGAGCAACAGTCCAAATTATTTAAAAAATTTGTGCAAATTGATGGCTCCCATTCCAAAGCCTATGGAGGTACGGGGTTAGGGCTGGTAATTTCTCAAAAGTTGGTGGAAACCATGGGGGGCAAAGTGGCCTTTTTTAGCATGGGGGAAGGACTGGGGTCCACCGTCACTTTCACTGTTTTACTAGAGGAATTACCCTAA
- a CDS encoding PIN/TRAM domain-containing protein produces the protein MLDAVIILLSIFTFAGVGFAVVDLLPDSVQMQISNMEALRWLAAGFMSIIGLAIGLVAQTTYRRLENQIRQTPIETILTRAVGLVIGLLIANLMLAPIFLLPIPGEFSFIKPTLAVFGSVVFAFLGISLADTHGRTFMRLINPNSIETMLLAEGTLKPIPPKVVDTSCIIDGRIEPLLATGFIEGQVLVPQFVLAELQQLADASNDQKRVRGRRGLDILGSIQADFPESIVIHSADYDDIATVDAKLVHLAQEINGILLTNDYNLSKVANLQKVQILNVNDLAQAVRPIYLPGDSLELKIIKQGKEASQGVGYLEDGTMVVVEEGRNYVGSELQVIVTSALQTSAGRMIFAKPPSVLAS, from the coding sequence ATGTTAGACGCCGTCATTATTCTCCTCTCCATTTTCACCTTTGCAGGGGTCGGCTTCGCCGTGGTGGACCTGTTACCGGATTCCGTACAGATGCAAATTTCCAACATGGAGGCCCTGCGTTGGCTGGCGGCGGGTTTCATGTCCATTATTGGTCTGGCGATCGGGTTAGTGGCCCAAACCACCTATCGCAGATTGGAAAATCAGATTCGACAAACTCCCATTGAGACAATTCTTACCAGGGCAGTGGGTTTGGTAATTGGTTTGTTGATTGCTAATCTCATGCTAGCTCCCATCTTTCTACTGCCCATTCCAGGGGAATTTTCCTTTATTAAGCCCACCCTGGCAGTGTTTGGCAGTGTGGTTTTTGCTTTTCTTGGTATCAGTTTGGCCGACACCCATGGCCGCACCTTCATGCGCCTAATTAACCCCAACAGCATTGAAACCATGTTGTTGGCCGAGGGCACCCTCAAGCCCATCCCGCCTAAAGTTGTTGATACCAGTTGCATCATCGACGGTCGCATTGAGCCCCTATTAGCCACCGGCTTTATTGAAGGGCAGGTATTAGTGCCCCAATTTGTCTTGGCAGAACTGCAACAATTAGCCGATGCCAGCAATGACCAAAAACGGGTGCGAGGCCGGAGGGGATTAGATATTCTCGGCAGTATCCAGGCGGATTTTCCCGAAAGCATCGTTATTCATTCCGCTGACTATGACGACATTGCCACGGTGGATGCCAAATTAGTCCATTTAGCCCAAGAAATCAATGGCATTTTGCTCACCAATGATTACAACCTCAGCAAAGTTGCCAACTTGCAAAAAGTCCAAATTCTCAACGTGAACGATTTGGCCCAGGCAGTGCGGCCCATTTACCTACCAGGGGATTCTCTGGAGCTAAAAATCATCAAACAAGGCAAGGAAGCTTCCCAGGGAGTAGGTTACCTAGAAGATGGCACCATGGTGGTGGTGGAAGAAGGGCGCAACTATGTAGGGTCAGAATTGCAGGTCATTGTCACTTCAGCTTTGCAAACCTCCGCCGGTCGGATGATTTTTGCCAAACCCCCTTCAGTGCTGGCTTCTTAG